GCAAGGTTTCCAAAATCGGCACTGTACGCCCAACGGAACAATTCATCGTCGAACGCTACAGTCACGTCATGCACATCGTCAGTAACGTCGTGGGCGAGTTGGCGGATGATCAGGATGCCCTTTCCGCTTTCTTTGCCGGGATGCCTGCCGGAACGGTGTCGGGAGCGCCCAAGGTGCGCGCGATGGAAATCATTGACGAACTCGAGCCGGAAAAGCGCGGTGTATACGGCGGCGGCTGTGGGTATTTCTCATCCAACGGTGATATGGACATGTGCATTGCATTGCGCACGGCCGTCTTGAAAGACCAGAAACTTTACATCCAAGCCGGTGGCGGTGTTGTGTATGATAGCGACCCAGAGGCCGAGTATCAGGAGACCGTCCATAAATCGAATGCGATCCGCAAAGCTGCAGCGGACGCTGCGATGTTCGACGGGTCTGGCAATACTTGAGAGGCGCTGCCTAGTCTGCTGTTAGAACAGCGGAAACAGGTGCCATCATGATTTGATCCGACCGGTTCGCGTTTGCCCATTCGATCAATGCGGTAAGCGTTTCGGCCCGAACCCGCGCCATCAATACAACGCCATCCTCGCGCCTGGCCCGGAATGCGGCCTGATCGAGAAAACGTCGAATGACGCGCGCGTTCTGATCTTCGGCGTCAAGGTCGCGATAGATCAACCCGGACGGCACACCCGAAGCTTCTGCGGTCCGAAGTCCGGTATTCAACCCCTGTGATACAGTCAGCAATCCGCGTCCATCACTGGCGAGTGCGGCGACGGCCTGGGCGAACACGTCGCGATCTTCCAGCAAATTCCCGTCGCCGGTCTCGACCATCATGACCGTTTCAGGCAGCGCAGCAAAGGCAGCTTCCAGTGCGACCTCAACGTCCGCCGGTTGCGCCCCGACAGGTAATTTGGCCTTCACTGCAACTTCGATTCCAGCTGCGCGATATGCTTCCATCGCTGCCGTTGCGCCATCAGCGGTCGGGTCAAGCACAACTGTTACGGGAAACGGCACTTGCGCAAGTGCAGCGGCGGCTTCTTGCAATGAACCGTCATCAACCAAGACAACGGACATCACCGGTTTGTTCTCGGGGTTTTCAAATTCTGCGGCGTATCGCTTAATTGCGGGCGCATCCGGATCAATCTCTGCAACCGGCTCGGCCTCTTCAGCGACATCATTATCAGCAGAGGAACCGCCACGGTTGATCACCACACCTTCCGTGCTTTCCGGCATGCTAGACGCCCGGTTATTTTCGATGATCGAAACAACCACGGGCGCGTCGTCCTCGCCTGGCGCTTGCTGCATTTCCGGATCAGTCACCACAACGGGTTCGGTGCCGCCATCAGATGGGGCTGACAGGGCTGGCGGTGTTTCGGTTGCTGGTGCGGGCGCTTCTTCCGCCGGAGGTGTGATAGGGTCGCTTGTTTCCGGTTCGATCAATTCGGCCGTTTCTATCACTTCGGGCTGAATTGGTTCCGCTGTTTCAGCCTCCACAACCGGCGCTGTGTCTGGGATTTCCGGAATGGATTCATCGACTGTCGCTGTCTCACCCTCATCAATCGGCTCTGGCTCTACCAGCGGTTCCGCGACATCTTCGACGACCACGGGTGCATCGTCCGCAACTGGCAACAGCGCAGTTTGCGTCTCAATTACCAGATCTTCCTCATTCGCTGGGACTTGTGGTGCCACAGATTGCGGGTTTGGCAACACCGGGTCTTCACCAGTGGTGCCGAGGTCTGGCAGTTCGGCACTTTCAGGCGCGACAAGGGCTGTTTCAACTGGCACGGCAGCTGGCACCTCAAGCGGGTCCGTATCCGTATCAGGCAAAGCGCCTTCAGCAACGGGAGC
The sequence above is drawn from the Cognatiyoonia koreensis genome and encodes:
- a CDS encoding divergent polysaccharide deacetylase family protein, whose amino-acid sequence is MMRSLLSGAFWGLLSGSFALVAISLSGPQPAGNKPPVPPLTEAPEAVADDPQSVETPEEIAEVVEELATPAEPTVPTGLAPVAEGALPDTDTDPLEVPAAVPVETALVAPESAELPDLGTTGEDPVLPNPQSVAPQVPANEEDLVIETQTALLPVADDAPVVVEDVAEPLVEPEPIDEGETATVDESIPEIPDTAPVVEAETAEPIQPEVIETAELIEPETSDPITPPAEEAPAPATETPPALSAPSDGGTEPVVVTDPEMQQAPGEDDAPVVVSIIENNRASSMPESTEGVVINRGGSSADNDVAEEAEPVAEIDPDAPAIKRYAAEFENPENKPVMSVVLVDDGSLQEAAAALAQVPFPVTVVLDPTADGATAAMEAYRAAGIEVAVKAKLPVGAQPADVEVALEAAFAALPETVMMVETGDGNLLEDRDVFAQAVAALASDGRGLLTVSQGLNTGLRTAEASGVPSGLIYRDLDAEDQNARVIRRFLDQAAFRARREDGVVLMARVRAETLTALIEWANANRSDQIMMAPVSAVLTAD